CAGAACAGTACTTTTGTATATGAAGGCAggtggtatagacaggacaccgggaccccgatggggacaccggtgtcctgtacatacgctaaTCTGTATCTAGCTAATTTTGAGAATAACATAGTATATACTACTGCTAATCCATTCATAAAATACATAAGAACTTATGTCCGATTTGTGGACGATATTTTGTTAATATGGTCAGGAACTAAAAACCAATTTTATCAGTTCGTAGATTACCTTAATGATGCTAAGGGTTataatatggagtttacacaccaatATGGCGGAGATACGCTAGAATTTCTAGATATTAAATTGTTAGTGAAAGAAGGGAAACTAATAAGTGAAGGTTACAGGAAAGAAGTGGCAAAGAACACGATACTTCACTATCAAAGTTCCCATACACAAGCAGTTAAAAACGGTATTCCATACGGAcagtttttacgtttaaaaagaaataacactCAAGATTCAACATATCAAAAACAGGCAACCGGGTTAGAAAGAAGATTAATAGAACGTAACTACCCAGTAGATCTAATTAAGAAAGGGAGACAAAAAGCAGATGAGAAAAATAAAGAATTatgcagaaaaaaacataaaaacgcgCCCTTGAATAGGTTCACGTTCACATTTCAGAATTCACCGGTAAATAAAATGATAGAGAGAGCAATTAGGAGGAATTGGTATATACTAGAGACAGATGAAGACCTCAAAGAAATGGCAGGGAAAGAAACCATTAATCTCCTATAGGAAAACGAAAACAATAGGAGAAGTATTGAAACGTGCACATAATAcacaaaaagataaagaaaagaagAGTAAAACAGACTGGTTAACTAGCCATGTACCAACAGGGAATTTTCaatgtaaaaattgtaatttttgtaaatataatctCGGCTTGCAAACATTCAGAATAGGTCCAATCACCCATACGGTTAGCGAACTTATTACGTGTaagacaaaaaacgtggtctctgTTATATTTTGCCCATGTGGCTTCTACTATATAGGAAAAACTATCAGACAAATGTGCGCAAGAATTAGAGAGCACTTCTACTCTCTACGCACCAAAAAGGGAGCTCCCAGATTTATTTCCCATGTAGTAGAAGCCCATGGAGGAAGTCACGAATCATTAAGgtttgcaggaatagaaaaagtagCTGCACGACCGGGGCTAAGATCTGATAAAAACCTTCTTAGAAGAGAGACACAATGGATAATTGCTACTGACGCAACGGGAGTCTAAGGGCTTAATGATAAAGTTGATGTCTCAGTTTGCTTCTAAGTATGTTTTTTACGATACCAGTCTTGACAGTCTGAACAATGAGCTAGATCTAAGTAGGAACAAGCTTAACTAAGcaacctcctccccttcttttaacgtcacaaggtgtgttagatggtgataggtccaattactaaactcacctgtataagaagatgacatgttccggtaaagagttaggcccgttgaagcactactaagtacgaaacacaggtgtcgcctctctgtggtaccccccttgtaccatccgtcgtctccccgagaattgtactacggctgtgagtaacgtgcaataaaatctgctgaattggaaacccggtgagtgccgacttttctttatCTTCTCATGCACTGATGGTATATTCTACGTGAGTCCGAGCACCACCGTATCCCCACTCCGCTACAGCAACTTAGTGTCCACCCGCTTTCAGGTTCAGAAGTTAGCAGTGCCGAACTACTCATCTATAcgctaatttagaaatctgtttaactttctagagccagttgatatgaaaagatgtttttgaccggaatacccctttaagatatcagGATCGGACGGCGTTCACAGTGTTGTGCCCAAAGATGAAACTAGCgcggacaggttccctttaaacccTCTCCTggatgtttaatatatatatatagtattatagtatttcttACATACAAACAAAAACTTGATTTCTTCTCTAATTAAATTCTCTGATGAGTttcaaaatttgtttaaaaaataaaaataaaaatacttttgCAAATAAAACATCAAAACATCTTCTTCCCTTTGTGACTCCTTTCATGTCTAACACAATTTGATTTACTtaagaaacatttcccacattctaaacatgaaaatggcttctctcctgtgtgagttctctgatgtataACAAGCTCTCCTTTAgttgcaaaacatttcccacattctgaacatgaatatggtttctctcctgtgtgagttctctgatgattCCTTAATACAAATGTAGTGCTAaaagatttcccacattctgaacatgaatgtgGCTGCCCTCCTCCATGAGTTCTCCGATGTCTAACAAGCTCTCctttagaagtaaaacattttctgcattctgaacatgaatgcgGCTTCTCTCctctgtgaattctctcatgtgtaacaagatatgatttatctctaaaacatttcccacattctgaacatgaatacggcttatctcctgtgtgagttctctcatgTCTAACCAGACGTGCCTTAGTtgagaaacatttcccacattctaaacataaaaatggcttcttttccctgtgagttctctgatgcacAATTAAAGCAGAGCTTGTTTtacaacattttccacattctaaacataaAAATGGCTCTTCTCCTCTGTGAGTTTTCTGATGTGTAACAAGACGTGGTTTActtgaaaaacatttcccacattctaaacatgaaaatggcttctctcctgtgtgagttctttgatgcacAATAAGCTTTGCTTTGGTTGTTAaaaatttcccacattctaaacatgaatatggtttctctcctgtgtgaattctctcatgtattaCAAGATTTGATTTGTGTGcaaaatatttcccacattcagaacatgaatatggcttctctcctgtgtgaattctctcatgtctaTTTAGTTCTGATTGTGCTATacagcatttcccacattctgaacacacaTACAGCGTCtttcttgtgtgactttttctGTGCATAGCAAGAGCTGATCTAttcataaaacatttcccacattcctcACAATATAAACCTTTCCCCCTTTCCTGACctgtccttgtggtaacaatatctggttggtcaggagaaggttccCCATGATCAGGGGGATTATTATAGGATAAATCAGGATGGACATTAGaggtaaggaggtcttctcctgaggagcgctccatgatctctccatcttctcctgaggagcgctccatgatctctccatcttctctttTATAATTCAGGGATAACATGAAGTTTCCCTCAGAATTCTTACTTGGATTTCCTGTTTACAAAAAAAACAGATCAATTTTATCCTACTGAGAAGTAGAGAAATTTCTATTGGGCAGGAAACAcacgtgcagttttttttttcatgcagtttATGGAGTAGACTCCTCCACCGTTCAGGCCATtaaggtcacatgaccacatttacatgtaaaaaaaactattttttttctttttttaacccccTTCCCACTGCGCTCGAATCCAGTCAGTGTGACTGCAGCATCAGTCAGGGTGACAGAGAAGGGAAGCTCCCTCTGTTCTCCATTGGGACCCTGCAATGCGGTCGCCGGGTCCCGATGGTAGCCATGGCAACCATAGACCTCCGAACGACCTCTAGTTTCCTGTCTCCAGCAGCCGGAGTACAGATCTGTACCGCAATGTGTTATAAAAGTGTCAAGTCCCCTAAagggacaataaaaaaaaaagtcaaaataaactaaacaaaaaataaataagtaaataaattgataaacaataaatataaaataaatatacaatCCTCCTTTCCCCCATTATGAATTATGTTTTTAGCAAGATAACTTGAacgacataaaataaataaataaaatgtattttaaaaactTGCCAAATTGACATATCtttaatgccacctctgtaaaactacaataaaaagtgatcaaaaaaggtcacatgaccccaaaatggtaccaataaaaacatcaaTTTGTCTCGTGAAAATATTTTGGGACCCCAAGGCCTAGACCAAAATCCTAAATAACAGGAAGAACCCAAATCCACAAGGTGCCCCGTCATGTATGAGGCCGGTGTGTAAGTCCTGGAGCtcttgggccacatatgggagaTATTTCTAAATAAATCAGAATTTGGAGGTGGAATTCATAAATTTCAATATTTTTTAATGTCGGCTATTCCCCTCTTTGTTTTAATTTccgtaaaacacctaaagggttaataaacttcccaAATATCATTTTgattacattgaggggtgcagagTTTATAATGGGGGATTTATAGGAGGTTCTAACATTcaggcccctcaaatctacttaAGGACTGAACCGTTCCCTAAAAATATCGGATTTTGAAATTTCTtctaaaattttttacatttccgCCAAACTTCGAATCTCTGAACTAAAGAACTAAAAGGACAATTAACACATAATGTGACATAAAGACAACAGATTGTAAATGGGAATTAATAACTAATTTATGGGGCAGGACGATCTTTATTACACGTAGAGAAGCTGGAATTCTGCCAAaagtgcgcacttttctcattttcatGCAATTCACGTAAAAATGCAGAAAATATCAACCAGAATTTAACAGTAATATTAAGTacaatggagatttatcaaaagctgtccagaggaaTTTCATTAAAAACTGGAAAATTACGTTCTCTCTCAGAATTCCATCTACTCCATCTGTAATAAAGAtcgttatatctatatatatatgtctcaccttgtgatgtgaggggccggtgatcctccatcatgactatgtcctggtacagatctttgtgtccttctacatactcccactcctccatggagaaatagaccgccacatcctgacaccttataggaacctgacacacaatgataccgtcatcaccagacccctccattactgtataatgtcccagcagtgtcacctctctaatcatcaccacacccctcctttactgtataatgtcccagcagtgtcacctctctaatcatcaccagacccctccattactgtataatgtcccagcagtgtcacctctccagtcatcaccagacccctccattactgtatgatgtcccagcagtgtcacctctctaatcatcaccacacccctccattactgtataatgtcccagcagtgtcacctctctaatcatcaccacacccctccattactgtataatgtcccagcagtgtcacctctacagtcatcacctgacccctccattactgtataatgtcccagcagtgtcacctctccaatcatcaccagacctctccattactgtataatgtcccagcagtgtcacctctctaatcatcacgagacccctccattactgtataatgtcccagcagtgtcacctctctaatcatcaccagacccctccattactgtataatgtcccagcagtgtcacctctctaatcatcaccagacccctccattactgtataatgtcccagcagtgtcacctctctaatcatcaccagacccctccattactgtataatgtcccagcagtgtcacctctccagtcatcaccagacccctccattactgtataatgtcccagcagtgtcacctctctaatcatcaccagacccctccattactgtataatgtcccagcagtgtcacctctccagtcatcaccagacccctccattactgtataatgtcccagcagtgtcacctctctaatcatcaccagacccctccattaccgtataatgtcccagcagtgtcacctctctaatcatcaccagacccctccattactgcataatgtcccagcagtgtcacctctctaatcatcaccagacccctccattactttataatgtcccagcagtgtcacctctctagtcatcaccagacccctccattactgtataatgtcccagcagtgtcacctctccagtcatcatcagacccctccattactgtataatgtcccagcagtgtcacctctctaatcatcaccagacccctccattactgtataatgtcccagcagtgtcacctctctaatcatcaccagacccctccattactgtataatgtcccagcagtgtcacctctctaatcatcaccagacccctccattactgtataatgtcccagcagtgtcacctctctaatcatcaccagacccctccattactgtataatgtcccagcagtgtcacctctctaatcatcaccagacccctccattactgtataatgtcccagcagtgtcacctctccggtcatcaccagacccctccattactgtataatgtcccagcagtgtcacctctacagtcatcaccagacccctccattactgtataatgtcctagcactgtcacctctctaatcatcaccagacctctccattactgtgtaatgtcccagcagtgtcacctctccagtcattaccagacccctccattactgtataatgtcccagcagtgtcacctctctaataatcaccagacccctccattactgtataatgtcccagcagggtcacctcttcaGTCAGCAGCTCTGTGATCCTGtgggtgagttctaggatcttcttccCATGTATCGGTGAGTAAGGTGGAGGCTCCAtgatggggccccgggccctgctcTGTCCTCCTGACTCATGGGGGGTCACACTCTCTCCAGTTGACTTCTTCATTATTGTATAATCCTGTATATGCGGAGACACTGATCACTACATATTTTCTAAGGATTCTTCCCATTCTCAGTCATTTACTTGTTTTATTAATGGAGAAATAatttatgtcatgtgacctctcacctctccagatATCAAGTAGATTATTTCCAATGTGAGGACAAATATCTCTGCAGCCGTCTGTTCTCTGTCCTCATCCATCTCTGGGGGGTCATTCTCCAtcatgtcctggtacagatccttgtgtccttctacatactcccactcctccatggagaaatagaccgccacatcctgacaccttataggaacctgacacacaatgataccgtcatcaccagacccctccattactgtataatgtcccagcagtgtcacctctctaatcatcaccagacccctccattactgtataatgtcccagcagtgtcacctctccagtcatcaccagacccctccattactgtataatgtcccagcagtgtcacctttctaatcatcaccagacccctccattactgtataatgtcgcagcagtgtcacctctccagtcatcaccagacccctccattactgtataatgtcccagcagtgtcacctctctaatcatcaccagacccctccattactgtataatgtcccagcagtgtcacctctccagtcagccccagacccctccattactgtataatgtcccagcagtgtcacctctccagtcctcaccagacccctccattactgtataatgtcccagcagtgtcacctatcttatcatcaccagaccctccattactgtataatgtcccagcagtgtcacctctctaatcatcaccagacccctctactactgtataatgtcccagcagtgtcacctctctagtcatcaccagacccctccattactgtataatgtcccagcagtgtcacctctccagtcatcaccagacccctccattactgtatagtgtcccagcagtgtcacctctctagtcatcaccagacctctccattaatgtataatgtcccagcagtgtcacctctctaatcatcaccagacccctccattattgtataatgtcccagcagtgtcacctctcgagtcatcaccagacccctccattagtgtataatgtcccagcagtgtcacctctccagtcatcaccagacccctccattactgtataatgtcccagcaatgtcacctctccagtcatcaccagacccctccattactgtataatgtcccagcagggtcacctctctagtcagcagctcagtgatcctgtgggtgagttctaggatcttctcctcatgtatcaGTGAGTGAGGTGAAGGCTCTGTGATGGGGCCCCAGGCCCTGCTCCGTCCTTCTGACTcatggagatggctgctgggggccacacactccccccatgtcttcttcactacggtgtaatcctgtgtatggagagagacaatgagggactgaccccagtattcctcccccactacaaagaggagattgtgccccctgtatagagctctagtgagcacatctggaataatggggtcagttctggagacctcacctacaaagaGACATCCAGACCATAGAGCGGCCCCAAAGATGGGGGACAAcagtggtggaaatgtagatggggacaacaatggtggaaatgtagatggaggggacaacaatggtggaaatgtagatgggggacaacaatggtggaaatgtagatggggacaataatggtggaaatgtagatgaggacaacaatggtggaaatgtagatggggacaacaatggtggaaatgtagatgggggacaacaatggtggaaatgtagatgggggacaacaatggtggaaatgtagatggggacaacaatggtggaaatgtagatgaggacaacaatggtggaaatgtagatgtggggggccaacaatggtggaaatgtagatgggaggacaacaatggtggaaatgtagatggggacaacaatggtggaaatgtagatgggggggacaacaatggtggaaatgtagatggtgaacaacaatggtggaaatgtagatgggaggacaacaatggtggaaatgtagatggggacaacaatggtggaaatgtagatggggggacaacaatggtggaaatgtagatgggggggacaacaatggtggaaatgtagatggggacaacaatggtggaaatgtagatggggggacaacaatggtggaaatgtagatggggaacaacaatggtggaaatgtagatgggaggacaacaatggtggaaatgtagatggggacaacaatggtggaaatgtagatggggggacaacaatggtggaaatgtagatgggaggacaacaatggtggaaatgtagatgaggggacaacaatggtggaaatgtagatggggacaacaatggtagaaatgtagatggggacaacaatggtggaaatatagatggggacaacaatggtggaaatgtagatggggaccacaatggtggaaatgtagatgaggacaacaatggtggaaatgtagatgaggacaacaatggtggaaatgtagatggagacaacaatgggggaaatgtagatggggacaacaatggtggaaatgtagatggggggacaacaatggtggaaatgtagatggggggacaacaatggtggaaatgtagatggagacaacaatggtggaaatgtagatggggacaacaatggtggaaatgtagatggggacaacaatggtggaaatgtagatggagacaacaatgggggaaatgtagatggggacaacaatggtggaaatgtagatggagacaacaatggtggaaatgtagatggggacaacaatggtggaaatgtagatggggacaacaatggtggaaatgtagatggggacaacaatggtggaaatgtagatggagacaacaatggtggaaatgtagatgggtcacctcacctctccggtcagcaggtggaggatctccaaggtgaagtgtaatattctcttagtcatctcattcctgtccttgTCCTAGGGAGTCATTCAGGAGAAAAGGAGACAACTGGGTTAGCTGGAGGGGATGGTCCTGCCTGGGCCTTTATGAGTAAAAGAGGGGCCCTAAATGATACATTAcacgtcacatacacatcctcacttattatatatatcatacaggggtcacatcatatgtcacatacacatcctcacttattatatgtattatacagggatcacatcatatatcacatacaaatcctcacttattatatatatatcatacaggggtcacatcatatatcacatacacatcctcacctattatatatatcatacagggataacatcatatatcacatacacatcctcacttattatatatatatcatacagggctcacatcatatatcacatacacatcctcacttattatatatatcatacaggggtcacatcatatatcacatagacatcctcacttattatatatatattatacagggatcacatcatatatcacatacacatcttcacttatatatatatatatatatatcatacaggggtcacatcatatatcacatacacatcctcacttatatatatattatacagggatcacatcatatatcacatacacatcctcacttactatatatatcatacagggatcacatcatatatcacatacacatcctcacttattatatatatcatacagggaccacatcatatatcacatacacatcctcacttattatatatatcatacagggatcacatcatatatcacatacatatcTAAACTtatcatatatatcatacaggggtcacatcatatatcacatacacatcctcacttattatatatattatacaggtatcacatcatatatcacatacacatcctcacttattatatatcatacagaggtcacatcatatatcacatacacatcctcacttatttatatatatatatatatatatatatatattatacagggatcacatcatatatcacatacacatcttcacttattatatatatcatacaggggtcacatcatatatcacatacacatcctcacttattatatatatcatacaggggtcacatcatatatcacatacacatcctcacttattatatattatacagaggtcacatcatatatcacatacacatcttcacttattatatatatcatacaggggtcacatcatatatcacatacacatcctcacttattatatatcatacagggatcacatcatatgtcacatacacatcctcacttatatatatcatacaggggtcacatcatatatcacatacacattctcacttattatatatatcatacaggggtcacatcatatatcacatacacatcctcacttatatatatattatacagggatcacatcatatatcacatacacatcctcacttattatatatcatacagaggtcacatcatatatcacatacacatcctcacttattatatatcatacagggatcacatcatatatcacatacacattctcacttattatatatatatatcatacaggggtcacatcatatatcacatacacctcctcacttattatatatatcatacaaggatcacatcatatatcacatacacatcctcacttattatatatcatacagaggTCACATCATAAGTCAcaaacacatcctcacttattatatatatcatacagggatcacatcatatatcacatacacatcctcacttatatatatcatacagggatcacatcatatatcacatacacatcctcacttattatatattatatatatcatacaggggtcacatcatatatcacatacacatcctcacttattatatatatcataaggggtcacatcatatatcacatacacatcctcacttattatatatatcatacaaggatcacatcatatatcacatacacatcctcacttattatatatatcatacaggggtcacatcatatgtcacaaacacatcctcacttattatatatatcatacagggatcacatcatatatcacatacacatcctcacttatatatatatcatacagggatcacatcatatatcacatacacatcctcacttattatatatatatattatacagggatcacatcatatatcacatacacatcctcacttattatatatatattatacagggatcacatcatatatcacataaacatcctcacttatatatatatcatacaggggtcacatcatatatcacatacacatcctcacttattatatatatatcatacagggatcacatcatatgtcacatacacatcctcacttattatatatatcatacagggatcacatcatatatcacatacacatcctcacttatatatatcatacgggaacacatcatatatcacatacacatcctcacttattatatttatcatacagggatcacatcatatatcacatacacatcctcacttattatatatatcatacagggatcacatcatatatcacatacacatcctcacttatatatatatcatacaaggatcacatcatatatcacatacacatcctcacttattatatatatatcatacagggatcacatcatatatcacatacacatcctcacttattatatatatcatacagggatcacatcatatatcacatacacatcctcacttatatatatatcatacaaggatcacatcatatatcacatacacatcctcacttattatatatatcatacagggatcacatcatatatcacatacacatcctcacttattatatatatcatacagggatcacatcatatatcacatacacatcctcacttattatatatatcatacagggatcacatcatatatcacatacacatcctcacttattatatatatcatacagggatcacatcatatgtcacatacacatcctcacttattatatatatatatcatacagggaccacatcatatgtcacatacacatcctc
Above is a genomic segment from Hyla sarda isolate aHylSar1 chromosome 1, aHylSar1.hap1, whole genome shotgun sequence containing:
- the LOC130283211 gene encoding oocyte zinc finger protein XlCOF22-like, whose product is MTKRILHFTLEILHLLTGEDYTVVKKTWGECVAPSSHLHESEGRSRAWGPITEPSPHSLIHEEKILELTHRITELLTREVPIRCQDVAVYFSMEEWEYVEGHKDLYQDMMENDPPEMDEDREQTAAEIFVLTLEIIYLISGEDYTIMKKSTGESVTPHESGGQSRARGPIMEPPPYSPIHGKKILELTHRITELLTEEVPIRCQDVAVYFSMEEWEYVEGHKDLYQDIVMMEDHRPLTSQGNPSKNSEGNFMLSLNYKREDGEIMERSSGEDGEIMERSSGEDLLTSNVHPDLSYNNPPDHGEPSPDQPDIVTTRTGQERGKGLYCEECGKCFMNRSALAMHRKSHTRKTLYVCSECGKCCIAQSELNRHERIHTGEKPYSCSECGKYFAHKSNLVIHERIHTGEKPYSCLECGKFLTTKAKLIVHQRTHTGEKPFSCLECGKCFSSKPRLVTHQKTHRGEEPFLCLECGKCCKTSSALIVHQRTHREKKPFLCLECGKCFSTKARLVRHERTHTGDKPYSCSECGKCFRDKSYLVTHERIHRGEKPHSCSECRKCFTSKGELVRHRRTHGGGQPHSCSECGKSFSTTFVLRNHQRTHTGEKPYSCSECGKCFATKGELVIHQRTHTGEKPFSCLECGKCFLSKSNCVRHERSHKGKKMF